Proteins from a single region of Budorcas taxicolor isolate Tak-1 chromosome 11, Takin1.1, whole genome shotgun sequence:
- the LOC128056913 gene encoding olfactory receptor 1Q1-like, whose amino-acid sequence MDNTTWTSVSHFVLLGISTHQEEQIPLCLLFLLMYTINISGNSVIIILIISAPCLQTPMYVFLSNLALADICFTSTTVPKMLQNIFSSTKAISYMGCLTQTYFFICFAAMENFLLAVMAYDRYIAICHPFRYCMILNRKLCSHLVAMCHILSHLHALLHTFLMGKLIFCADNRIPHFFCDLYPLMKVSCSSTHLNTLMIHTEGVIVISGALAVIMASYACIISAVLQSPSAKGKWRAFSTCGSHLTVVAIFYGTLTWVYFRPLTSYSVAGGRILTVMYTVVTPMLNPFIYSLRNKDVKGAFRKWMNRIWTSSFR is encoded by the coding sequence ATGGACAATACCACCTGGACCAGTGTGTCCCATTTTGTTCTCTTGGGCATTTCTACCCACCAGGAAGAGCAGATCCCGCTCTGTCTCCTTTTTCTGCTCATGTATACCATCAACATTTCTGGCAACTCTGTCATCATCATCCTGATTATCTCTGCTCCATGCCTCCAAACTCCCATGTATGTCTTTCTTAGCAACTTGGCCTTGGCAGACATCTGCTTCACCTCCACCACAGTCCCCAAGATGCTGCAGAACATTTTCTCTTCTACCAAGGCCATTTCCTACATGGGTTGCTTAACACAGActtatttcttcatttgcttTGCAGCCATGGAGAACTTCCTCCTGGCTGTCATGGCCTATGACAGATACATCGCCATCTGCCACCCTTTCCGCTACTGTATGATTCTGAACAGGAAGCTGTGTTCACACTTGGTGGCCATGTGCCACATCCTCTCCCATCTTCACGCCCTGCTGCACACCTTTCTCATGGGCAAACTGATCTTCTGTGCAGATAACAGGATCCCCCACTTCTTCTGTGACCTCTACCCTCTGATGAAGGTCTCCTGCTCCAGCACCCACCTCAACACCTTGATGATTCACACAGAGGGAGTCATTGTCATCAGTGGCGCTCTGGCCGTCATCATGGCCTCCTACGCCTGCATCATCTCAGCAGTCCTCCAGAGCCCCTCAGCCAAAGGCAAGTGGAGAGCCTTTTCTACCTGTGGCTCCCACCTCACTGTGGTGGCTATATTCTATGGGACCCTCACATGGGTCTACTTCCGGCCCCTTACCAGCTATTCAGTGGCCGGGGGTCGTATCCTGACTGTCATGTACACAGTAGTGACCCCCATGTTGAACCCCTTCATTTATAGCCTAAGGAACAAGGATGTCAAGGGAGCCTTCAGGAAATGGATGAACAGGATCTGGACTTCTTCATTTAGATAA
- the LOC128055743 gene encoding olfactory receptor 24-like — protein MWIEAYAARNRTEVTEFVLLGLSSWPEMQPVIFGIVLPMYLVAVMGNALLMTAALSDPKLQTPMYFLLSQLSFIDISLTTITVPQMLVHTLSVNRTISFNCCMLQLFFFMAVGSMEGHLLAAMAYDRYVAICDPLRYSAIISHHLCLRITLTSWVIVSLNSLLYSVLVTRLTFCGNQVTHFFCDITPLLKLSCTRPVVNEMLIFTEGVAVVVSPFFFILGSYARIGVALTHMYSVAALRKALSTCSSHILVVLLLYGSVICVYLRPSSSYDLDQERQVAIFYTVVTPMLNPLIYSLRNQEVKGALRRLFRKLCISSNFQPGSQANGEWQHSS, from the coding sequence ATGTGGATTGAGGCTTATGCTGCTAGAAACAGGACAGAAGTAACAGAATTTGTTTTATTGGGCCTGTCCAGCTGGCCAGAGATGCAACCAGTTATTTTTGGGATCGTCCTTCCCATGTACCTGGTGGCAGTTATGGGCAATGCTCTGTTAATGACTGCTGCCCTCTCAGACCCCAAGCTTCAGACCCCCATGTACTTCCTGCTCAGCCAACTTTCCTTCATTGACATCTCTCTGACAACCATCACTGTTCCCCAGATGCTGGTGCACACACTGTCTGTGAACAGAACCATCTCCTTCAACTGCTGCATGctccagctcttctttttcatggctgtgGGCAGCATGGAAGGCCACTTGTTGGCtgccatggcctatgaccgctatgtggctATCTGTGACCCCTTAAGATACTCTGCCATCATCAGCCATCACCTCTGCTTACGCATAACATTGACCTCGTGGGTGATTGTCAGCCTCAACAGCCTCCTTTATAGTGTGTTGGTCACCCGCTTAACTTTCTGTGGCAACCAGGTCACCCACTTCTTCTGTGACATCACACCCTTGCTGAAGCTCTCCTGTACCCGGCCAGTGGTCAATGAGAtgttaatatttactgagggGGTAGCCGTGGTGGTCAGCCCCTTCTTCTTTATTTTAGGTTCCTATGCCCGCATTGGTGTGGCCCTAACCCACATGTACTCAGTTGCTGCCCTGCGTAAAGCCCTGTCCACCTGTAGCTCCCACATCCTGGTTGTACTGCTCCTGTACGGCTCTGTGATCTGTGTGTACCTCCGGCCATCTTCCAGCTACGACTTGGACCAGGAGCGTCAGGTGGCCATCTTTTACACAGTCGTTACCCCTATGCTAAACCCACTGATCTACAGCCTAAGAAACCAGGAGGTGAAGGGTGCCCTGCGAAGGCTTTTCAGGAAGCTCTGTATCTCAAGCAACTTCCAACCTGGTTCCCAGGCAAACGGGGAATGGCAGCACAGCTCCTGA